Part of the bacterium genome, CGCCACCCAGTCGCCCGCCGCCAGCTCGACGCGCTCGCCACCTTCGAAGAGCAGCGTCGCGCGCCCCGTGAGCAGCGCCACCCACTCCTCGCCGGCCTGGTCGAACCACTCCCCCGGCGGCGTCGTCTGCCCCGTGGAGACGATGCGCTCGACGCGTGCGCCGTCCCGCGCGAGCAGCTCGTCGAAGCGCTCGCGGCCGCCGGGCGCCGTCGCGTCGTCGAAGAGATTGCCGCGCCTGCCCGGCCCCGCCATCGCGCCCGCCCCTACTTCCCGCGGTCGTGCTCGCGGATCTCGACCCGGCGGATCTTGCCGCTGATCGTCTTGGGCAGCTCCGCGACGAACTCGACGACCCGCGGGTACTTGTACGGCGCGGTGACGCGCTTCACGTGGTCCTGCAGCTCCTTCGCCAGTTCGGGCGAGCCGGTGCGGCCCTTCGCGAGCACGATCGTCGCCTTGACGACCTGCCCGCGGTCGGCGTCGGGGACGGCCGTCACCGCGCACTCGAGGACCGCCGGGTGCTCGAGCAGCGCGCTCTCGACCTCGAAGGGACCGATGCGGTAGC contains:
- a CDS encoding cupin domain-containing protein, with translation MAGPGRRGNLFDDATAPGGRERFDELLARDGARVERIVSTGQTTPPGEWFDQAGEEWVALLTGRATLLFEGGERVELAAGDWVAIPARARHRVEATSADPPCVWLAVHLPPSS